Proteins from a single region of Campylobacter concisus:
- a CDS encoding DctP family TRAP transporter solute-binding subunit, whose product MKFLQALLFTCAISGLAFGADKVYTIKFAHVVAASTPKGKAADFFAKRAEELSGGKLKVQVFPSAQLLDDDRVFGALKLGNVQMAAPSFSKFTPIVPQFQLFDLPFIFKDAEHLHKVQDGEVGEELKALVTKKGFVALDYWDAGFKHFSSSKKPVLVPEDAKGQKFRIQSSKVLEEQIKVVGGNPQVLPFSEVYSALQQGVVDATENPLSNFYNSKFHEVQSSLTLSSHGYLGYLVVMSDKFWSKLPDDLKANVKQALSEATAFEREETAKEDAHVIAELEKYIAASKKLEIYKIDDTQKAEWQKVMQSIYPKFYDVIGKDLIEKTLGTK is encoded by the coding sequence ATGAAATTCTTACAAGCTTTACTTTTTACTTGTGCCATCAGTGGCTTAGCATTTGGTGCAGACAAGGTCTATACGATCAAATTTGCTCACGTTGTTGCAGCTTCTACACCAAAAGGCAAGGCAGCTGACTTTTTTGCTAAACGTGCTGAGGAGCTAAGCGGCGGTAAATTAAAAGTTCAAGTTTTTCCATCAGCTCAGCTACTTGACGACGATAGAGTTTTTGGCGCGTTAAAGCTTGGCAATGTTCAAATGGCAGCTCCAAGTTTTTCAAAATTTACGCCTATCGTGCCGCAGTTTCAGCTATTTGACCTACCTTTCATCTTTAAAGATGCAGAGCACCTTCATAAGGTCCAAGATGGCGAGGTCGGCGAGGAGCTAAAAGCCCTTGTTACAAAAAAAGGCTTTGTGGCGCTTGATTATTGGGATGCTGGATTTAAGCATTTTAGCTCAAGCAAAAAGCCAGTTCTTGTGCCAGAAGATGCAAAAGGACAAAAATTTAGAATCCAAAGCTCAAAGGTACTTGAAGAACAAATTAAAGTAGTTGGTGGCAACCCACAAGTTTTACCATTTTCAGAGGTTTACTCTGCACTTCAACAAGGCGTAGTTGATGCGACAGAAAACCCACTTTCAAATTTCTATAACTCAAAATTTCACGAAGTTCAAAGCTCGCTTACACTTTCAAGCCACGGATATTTGGGCTATTTAGTCGTTATGAGCGATAAATTTTGGAGCAAGCTACCAGATGATCTAAAAGCAAATGTAAAACAAGCCCTAAGCGAAGCAACAGCTTTTGAGAGAGAAGAGACAGCAAAAGAGGACGCTCACGTCATAGCTGAGCTTGAAAAATACATCGCTGCTAGTAAAAAACTAGAAATTTATAAGATCGATGATACACAAAAGGCTGAGTGGCAGAAGGTTATGCAATCAAT